The following are encoded together in the Perca fluviatilis chromosome 23, GENO_Pfluv_1.0, whole genome shotgun sequence genome:
- the napepld gene encoding N-acyl-phosphatidylethanolamine-hydrolyzing phospholipase D isoform X1 has protein sequence MEPVLCRPVHLLLAYRCKSSKYTERVNAVYVLGFNWLQVSFIRRRTSRCSGEPMDKPSSSGRAALEERKGLVGDGGVLRGAEGGEVNPQTQRKSSSSRSSRKSFRLDYRLEEEVTKSCQDKHGRWTNPWPTWRFPSYTTLLRFLLLDKNHSNIPTSKEALDSELPVMEPYFVQNPDLSDSGPGLRVTWLGHATVLVEMDGLNILTDPIFSQRASPFQFMGPKRYRGPPCNVEQLPRIDAVVISHSHYDHLDAGSVASLNARFGGELRWFVPLGLMDWLVKMDCENVMELDWWEENCVPGHDDVTFVCTPSQHWSKRTALDDNKSLWGSWSILGPDHRFFFAGDTGYCTSFHEIGRRFGPFDLAAIPIGAYLPRNMMQGQHVDPEEAVQIHQDLQAKQSVAIHWGTFALAYEYYLEPPVRLREALEQKGLKPESFFTLHHGESRLITSQEGDVFD, from the exons ATGGAACCAGTGTTGTGCAGGCCTGTACATTTGTTGCTGGCGTATAGATGTAAGTCTAGTAAATACACCGAGCGAGTGAATGCAGTTTATGTGCTCGGGTTCAACTGGCTCCAGGTGTCCTTCATTAGGAGACGGACTTCAAG GTGTAGTGGTGAGCCCATGGATAAGCCATCATCTTCAGGCAGAGCAGCactggaggagagaaaaggCCTGGTGGGG GATGGTGGGGTGCTGAGAGGTGCTGAGGGTGGAGAGGTAAATCCTCAGACCCAGAGGAAGAGCAGCTCCTCTCGTTCCTCCCGCAAGAGCTTCCGCTTGGACTACCGGCTGGAG GAGGAAGTGACAAAGTCCTGTCAGGACAAACATGGTCGCTGGACAAACCCCTGGCCCACATGGCGGTTCCCTTCCTACACCACCCTGCTCAGATTCCTGTTGTTGGATAAAAATCACAGCAATATACCAACTAGTAAAGAG GCTCTGGACAGTGAGCTCCCAGTGATGGAACCGTACTTTGTCCAGAACCCAGACCTCTCTGACTCTGGTCCAGGTCTGAGAGTCACCTGGCTTGGCCACGCCACGGTTCTGGTTGAAATGGACGGGCTGAATATTCTGACAGACCCTATCTTCAGCCAGAGGGCCTCACCGTTTCAGTTTATGGGACCCAAAAGATACAGAGGCCCCCCCTGCAATGTGGAACAG CTGCCCAGGATCGACGCTGTCGTCATCAGTCATTCTCATTACGACCATCTGGATGCTGGGTCTGTGGCCAGCCTTAATGCACGCTTTGGAGGGGAGCTACGCTG GTTCGTGCCCCTGGGTTTGATGGACTGGCTGGTGAAGATGGACTGTGAGAATGTGATGGAGCTGGATTGGTGGGAGGAGAACTGTGTCCCGGGTCATGATGATGTCACATTTGTCTGCACACCATCTCAGCACTGGAGCAAACGCACCGCACTGGATGATAACAAG tCGTTATGGGGCAGCTGGTCTATTTTGGGTCCGGACCATCGGTTTTTCTTCGCTGGCGATACCGGCTACTGCACTTCCTTCCACGAGATTGGACGACGCTTCGGACCGTTTGACCTTGCAGCAATCCCCATCGGAGCTTACCTGCCCAG gaaTATGATGCAGGGGCAGCATGTAGATCCAGAAGAGGCTGTTCAGATTCACCAAGACCTTCAGGCCAAACAGTCTGTGGCCATTCACTGGGGAACCTTTGCCCTTGCCTATGAG TATTACCTGGAGCCGCCGGTTCGTCTCAGAGAGGCTCTGGAACAGAAAGGACTGAAGCCAGAATCCTTCTTCACTCTGCATCACGGGGAGTCTCGCCTTATAACTTCACAGGAAGGAGATGTCTTTGACTGA
- the napepld gene encoding N-acyl-phosphatidylethanolamine-hydrolyzing phospholipase D isoform X2, whose product MIHFSRCSGEPMDKPSSSGRAALEERKGLVGDGGVLRGAEGGEVNPQTQRKSSSSRSSRKSFRLDYRLEEEVTKSCQDKHGRWTNPWPTWRFPSYTTLLRFLLLDKNHSNIPTSKEALDSELPVMEPYFVQNPDLSDSGPGLRVTWLGHATVLVEMDGLNILTDPIFSQRASPFQFMGPKRYRGPPCNVEQLPRIDAVVISHSHYDHLDAGSVASLNARFGGELRWFVPLGLMDWLVKMDCENVMELDWWEENCVPGHDDVTFVCTPSQHWSKRTALDDNKSLWGSWSILGPDHRFFFAGDTGYCTSFHEIGRRFGPFDLAAIPIGAYLPRNMMQGQHVDPEEAVQIHQDLQAKQSVAIHWGTFALAYEYYLEPPVRLREALEQKGLKPESFFTLHHGESRLITSQEGDVFD is encoded by the exons ATGATACATTTTTCCAG GTGTAGTGGTGAGCCCATGGATAAGCCATCATCTTCAGGCAGAGCAGCactggaggagagaaaaggCCTGGTGGGG GATGGTGGGGTGCTGAGAGGTGCTGAGGGTGGAGAGGTAAATCCTCAGACCCAGAGGAAGAGCAGCTCCTCTCGTTCCTCCCGCAAGAGCTTCCGCTTGGACTACCGGCTGGAG GAGGAAGTGACAAAGTCCTGTCAGGACAAACATGGTCGCTGGACAAACCCCTGGCCCACATGGCGGTTCCCTTCCTACACCACCCTGCTCAGATTCCTGTTGTTGGATAAAAATCACAGCAATATACCAACTAGTAAAGAG GCTCTGGACAGTGAGCTCCCAGTGATGGAACCGTACTTTGTCCAGAACCCAGACCTCTCTGACTCTGGTCCAGGTCTGAGAGTCACCTGGCTTGGCCACGCCACGGTTCTGGTTGAAATGGACGGGCTGAATATTCTGACAGACCCTATCTTCAGCCAGAGGGCCTCACCGTTTCAGTTTATGGGACCCAAAAGATACAGAGGCCCCCCCTGCAATGTGGAACAG CTGCCCAGGATCGACGCTGTCGTCATCAGTCATTCTCATTACGACCATCTGGATGCTGGGTCTGTGGCCAGCCTTAATGCACGCTTTGGAGGGGAGCTACGCTG GTTCGTGCCCCTGGGTTTGATGGACTGGCTGGTGAAGATGGACTGTGAGAATGTGATGGAGCTGGATTGGTGGGAGGAGAACTGTGTCCCGGGTCATGATGATGTCACATTTGTCTGCACACCATCTCAGCACTGGAGCAAACGCACCGCACTGGATGATAACAAG tCGTTATGGGGCAGCTGGTCTATTTTGGGTCCGGACCATCGGTTTTTCTTCGCTGGCGATACCGGCTACTGCACTTCCTTCCACGAGATTGGACGACGCTTCGGACCGTTTGACCTTGCAGCAATCCCCATCGGAGCTTACCTGCCCAG gaaTATGATGCAGGGGCAGCATGTAGATCCAGAAGAGGCTGTTCAGATTCACCAAGACCTTCAGGCCAAACAGTCTGTGGCCATTCACTGGGGAACCTTTGCCCTTGCCTATGAG TATTACCTGGAGCCGCCGGTTCGTCTCAGAGAGGCTCTGGAACAGAAAGGACTGAAGCCAGAATCCTTCTTCACTCTGCATCACGGGGAGTCTCGCCTTATAACTTCACAGGAAGGAGATGTCTTTGACTGA
- the napepld gene encoding N-acyl-phosphatidylethanolamine-hydrolyzing phospholipase D isoform X3, translating to MDKPSSSGRAALEERKGLVGDGGVLRGAEGGEVNPQTQRKSSSSRSSRKSFRLDYRLEEEVTKSCQDKHGRWTNPWPTWRFPSYTTLLRFLLLDKNHSNIPTSKEALDSELPVMEPYFVQNPDLSDSGPGLRVTWLGHATVLVEMDGLNILTDPIFSQRASPFQFMGPKRYRGPPCNVEQLPRIDAVVISHSHYDHLDAGSVASLNARFGGELRWFVPLGLMDWLVKMDCENVMELDWWEENCVPGHDDVTFVCTPSQHWSKRTALDDNKSLWGSWSILGPDHRFFFAGDTGYCTSFHEIGRRFGPFDLAAIPIGAYLPRNMMQGQHVDPEEAVQIHQDLQAKQSVAIHWGTFALAYEYYLEPPVRLREALEQKGLKPESFFTLHHGESRLITSQEGDVFD from the exons ATGGATAAGCCATCATCTTCAGGCAGAGCAGCactggaggagagaaaaggCCTGGTGGGG GATGGTGGGGTGCTGAGAGGTGCTGAGGGTGGAGAGGTAAATCCTCAGACCCAGAGGAAGAGCAGCTCCTCTCGTTCCTCCCGCAAGAGCTTCCGCTTGGACTACCGGCTGGAG GAGGAAGTGACAAAGTCCTGTCAGGACAAACATGGTCGCTGGACAAACCCCTGGCCCACATGGCGGTTCCCTTCCTACACCACCCTGCTCAGATTCCTGTTGTTGGATAAAAATCACAGCAATATACCAACTAGTAAAGAG GCTCTGGACAGTGAGCTCCCAGTGATGGAACCGTACTTTGTCCAGAACCCAGACCTCTCTGACTCTGGTCCAGGTCTGAGAGTCACCTGGCTTGGCCACGCCACGGTTCTGGTTGAAATGGACGGGCTGAATATTCTGACAGACCCTATCTTCAGCCAGAGGGCCTCACCGTTTCAGTTTATGGGACCCAAAAGATACAGAGGCCCCCCCTGCAATGTGGAACAG CTGCCCAGGATCGACGCTGTCGTCATCAGTCATTCTCATTACGACCATCTGGATGCTGGGTCTGTGGCCAGCCTTAATGCACGCTTTGGAGGGGAGCTACGCTG GTTCGTGCCCCTGGGTTTGATGGACTGGCTGGTGAAGATGGACTGTGAGAATGTGATGGAGCTGGATTGGTGGGAGGAGAACTGTGTCCCGGGTCATGATGATGTCACATTTGTCTGCACACCATCTCAGCACTGGAGCAAACGCACCGCACTGGATGATAACAAG tCGTTATGGGGCAGCTGGTCTATTTTGGGTCCGGACCATCGGTTTTTCTTCGCTGGCGATACCGGCTACTGCACTTCCTTCCACGAGATTGGACGACGCTTCGGACCGTTTGACCTTGCAGCAATCCCCATCGGAGCTTACCTGCCCAG gaaTATGATGCAGGGGCAGCATGTAGATCCAGAAGAGGCTGTTCAGATTCACCAAGACCTTCAGGCCAAACAGTCTGTGGCCATTCACTGGGGAACCTTTGCCCTTGCCTATGAG TATTACCTGGAGCCGCCGGTTCGTCTCAGAGAGGCTCTGGAACAGAAAGGACTGAAGCCAGAATCCTTCTTCACTCTGCATCACGGGGAGTCTCGCCTTATAACTTCACAGGAAGGAGATGTCTTTGACTGA